Proteins encoded by one window of Amaranthus tricolor cultivar Red isolate AtriRed21 chromosome 4, ASM2621246v1, whole genome shotgun sequence:
- the LOC130811143 gene encoding uncharacterized protein LOC130811143, whose product MAKVGRVRRLKYRCRSGKEERLGISPCSHKIFKDLKKPSNLEKKDWEDATCSVCMESPHNAVLLLCSSYNKGCRPYMCATGYRFSNCLEQYKKAYSKATSGVNSLGLNSGLPEEKKEVSELLCPLCRGQVKGWTLVEPARKYLNKKKRSCMQEKCSFVGTYKQLKKHVKNDHPCARPREVDPSLEEKWKSLERERELNDVMSTFSPGTIVLGDYVIDSNFNPFIRDFDMDLDDLLGDDLGTYGANRIRSGGFQLHRTPGRGYDSYSDEDEEEDDDDVGIRQAGFGRGDDLVPLSRHHRRMFFLGRSRRRRRRE is encoded by the coding sequence ATGGCGAAAGTTGGCAGGGTGAGACGTCTCAAATACAGATGCCGCAGTGGCAAAGAGGAACGATTGGGAATTTCGCCCTGCTCCCACAAGATCTTCAAGGACCTCAAGAAACCCTCTAATTTAGAGAAGAAAGACTGGGAGGATGCGACTTGCTCGGTTTGCATGGAGTCCCCGCACAATGCTGTTCTTTTGCTCTGTTCTTCGTATAACAAAGGCTGTCGTCCGTACATGTGTGCCACTGGCTATCGTTTCTCGAATTGTCTTGAGCAGTATAAGAAAGCATACTCAAAAGCGACTTCAGGTGTGAACAGTCTTGGCCTGAATTCTGGCTTACCTGAGGAAAAAAAGGAAGTGTCTGAGCTTTTGTGTCCCCTCTGCCGTGGGCAGGTGAAAGGTTGGACCCTGGTTGAGCCAGCTCGGAAATATCTAAACAAGAAAAAACGGTCATGCATGCAGGAGAAGTGCTCCTTTGTTGGTACTTACAAACAGCTAAAGAAGCATGTCAAAAACGATCATCCTTGTGCACGGCCAAGAGAAGTGGACCCGTCCCTTGAAGAGAAATGGAAAAGCTTGGAGAGGGAGAGAGAGTTGAATGATGTCATGAGCACCTTTTCACCAGGTACGATTGTTTTGGGGGACTATGTTATAGATTCGAACTTTAACCCCTTTATTAGGGATTTTGATATGGATTTAGACGACTTGTTGGGTGATGATTTGGGGACTTATGGGGCAAATAGAATCAGGAGTGGTGGGTTTCAGTTGCACAGGACTCCTGGGAGAGGTTATGATTCTTATAgcgatgaagatgaagaagaagatgatgatgatgtgggAATTCGCCAAGCAGGCTTTGGTAGAGGAGACGATCTGGTTCCGTTAAGCCGCCATCATCGAAGAATGTTCTTTCTTGGAAGGTCTAGACGAAGAAGAAGACGCGAATGA